Below is a genomic region from Granulicella sp. L56.
CAGGCCTGCGGCCATCCGTACCGTCAAGGGAGGGTGCAAAAATGCGAAGCCTTCGAGAACAGTGAAGAGAGGAACGATCAGATATCGCGCCGCAAGACGCACGGGAGACATCTCGCGCACCAGCCATACCAATAAAAGCAACTCCACCAAATTGTAGAGCGAGTGAATCGAGAGCAACGACGATACTCCGCTCCAACTCTCGGCAGAAGGCAAGTTCACGAGGTGGCAGGCAATCAGGAACACGGCATTCGAGAGAGCCACGACTGCCAAGGCCTCGATCATTCCGAATCCGCGCAGCAGGCGATACAGCGATTCACTCGCAAAACCTACCAGCGCGATTGCTACAAGAAGAACGCCGAAGATGATTTGTCCGCGCGGCGACGTGGGAAAGCTGAATGGAAGCAGCAATAAAACTCCGCCAAAACCGATCAGCGTTGGGATCGAGAAGCGTCGAACACTGGGCTCGGATTCTCGGGCGGCTGCGACCATCACAACGACAAACGGCACCAGAGCAAAGAGCGCGGCGCGGTTGATGTCCGATATGCCGTTGCGTGCCCACTCTCCCAGTACGGCAGGCACACCAAGCAGAAGAATACTTACGGCGGCTACACGCAAACACGCACGCCACTGCAATCGAGCCCGCACACGTCGATACGCAGGGATCAAAGCTATAAGCCCAACCAGGCTGTAGAAGCAGGCCTGCTGTGTGATGGGAGACTCGTCGGTTGTGCCGGCGGGAAGCAGCCATGAACTCGACAGCAGAAGGCACAACGCAAAAAATACGAACCAGATGCTCCATCGCGTTTGCTGTGGCCGGGCTGTCGGCATGAATCAGCTCCTCGGGATTTGTCATGAGTCCTTGCGGCAAAAGCAGAAGGGCCGCGCAGTTTGCGCGGCCCTTCTCATCCTTCGATAACGACTACTGGTTCCCGTTGCCGCCGGTGCGAGGAGCACCGCCGCCCGAACCACCTGCGCCCGGTGCGCCACGGCGTCCGCTGCGACGACGACGGCCGCCACCGGGACGACGCTGTCCGCCAGGTCCGGCAGGAGCGCCTGCTCCTTCGCCAGTGGTTGCCGGAGCATCTCCATCGGCACGGTTGAAGTTGGGCTCATCGGAGTCCGACTCGTCCTCGTCCTCGAAGTCGTCGCCATCTTCCGCATCGGCAACGTTCTCTTCTGTGGCAGTTGCATGGGGAGCTGCGGGTGCACCATCGATGCCGACCTGTCCCGGCTCGGGAAGGCCGAGCTTGGCGCGCTGCTCGCGCAGAACCGCCTTGCGGGAGAGCTTGATGCGATTGCCTTCGATGGCGAGTACCTTGACCAGAATCTGGTCGCCCTCGCGAAGCTCGTCCTTGACCTCTTTGACGCGATGCTCTGCGATCTCGGAGACGTGGAGCAGGCCGTCGGTGCCGGGGAAGATCTCGACGAATGCGCCGAACTCTGCCAGACGAACCACCTTGCCGAGATAAGTTTTGCCGATCTCGGGCACTGCGGTGATGTCGCTGATCATCTGGATGGCACGGGCCAGGCCGTCGGCGTCGCTCGAAGCAACATTGACGCGACCAGTGTCGTCCACATCGATCTTGACGCCAGTGGCCTCGACGATGCCGCGGATGACCTTGCCGCCAGGTCCGATGAGATCGCGAATCTTGTCGGTCGGGATCTGGATGGTGTGAATGCGAGGAGCGAACTGCGACTTCTCTTCCTTGGCGCTGGAGATGGTCGCGTCCATGGTATCGAGGAGGTTCAGACGGTTCTTGCGAGCCTGCTCGAGCGCCTCGCGCATGATCTGGGGAGTGATGCCCATGATCTTGATGTCCATCTGGAGCGCGGTGATGCCCTTGCGGGTGCCGGCTACCTTGAAGTCCATGTCGCCGTAGTGGTCTTCCGCACCTGCGATGTCGGTGAGGATGGCGTACTTGTCACCCTCTTTGACGAGGCCCATGGCCACGCCGGCTACTGCGCCCTTGATAGGAATGCCAGCCTGCATGAGTGCAAGCGACGCGCCGCAGATGGTGGCCATGCTGGATGATCCATTGGATTCCAGAATGTCGGAGACGACGCGGAGGGTGTACGGGCTCTCGTCCTCGCCGGGGAGGACGGCCTCAATCGCACGCCAGGCAAGTGCGCCGTGGCCGATCTCGCGGCGGCCGACGCCGGTCATGCGACCGACTTCGCCGACTGAGAACGGCGGGAAGTTGTAGTGCAGCATGAAGCGGCGCTTCTGCTCGCCTTCATAGCTCTCCATACGCTGCGCGTCATCGGTGGTGCCGAGGGTCGCGGAGACAAGAGCCTGAGTTTCGCCACGGGTGAAGAGGGCGGAGCCATGGACGCGCGGCAGAACGCCGACCTCGACGGTGACCTCGCGGATCTGGTCGAAGGCGCGATGATCGGGACGGATACGGTCGTTGAGAACCTGCTCGCGGAAGATGTTTTCGCGCAGCAGCTCGTAGTATTTGCTGAGCTTCTTGGCAGCTACGGCGTCGCCTTCGGGAAGATCGCGCTTCAGCTCGTCCTTGATCTCCTTGACCAGCGCGTAGCTCTCGAACTTGGGGTGCTTCTGGGTGTCGAGCGCGTCCTTCAACTTCGCGCCGACCTTGGCGGTCAGGCCATTAAGGTATTCGTGGTCGGTCTCGATCGCGGTGACGAGGCGCTTGGTCTTGCCTGCGCGGCTGACCAAGTCTTCGATGGCGGCACAGATCTTCTTGATCTCGACATGAGCGAACTCGATGGCGCCGACGACCGACTCCTCCGAGGTCTCCTTTGAACCGGACTCGACCATCACGATGCCGTCTTTGGTGCCGACGACCATGATGTTCAGCGTGCTCTTGGCGCGCTCCGCGTAGGTGGGGTTGACGATGTACTGTCCATCGATGTGGCCGACGCGTACCGCACCCACCGGGCCGTGGAAGGGAATGTCGCTGAGCGCGAGGGCGCAGCTTGCGCCGTTGATGCCGAGCACGTCGGGATCGTTTTCCTTGTCGGCGGAGTAGACGAATGCAACTACCTGCGTCTCGTTGCGGAAAGCCTCGGGGAAGAGGGGACGAATAGGACGGTCGATCTGACGGCTGGTCAGGATCTCCTTCTCACTGGGGCGGCCTTCGCGCTTGATAAAGCCACCGGGGATGCGGCCACCTGCGTAGGTGAACTCGCGATACTCGACCGTAAGGGGGAAGAAGTCGATGCCTTCTTTGGGGTCGGGCGAGGCTACGGCCGTCGCCAGAATGACGTTGTCTCCGCTGGAGGTAAGCGCTGCGCCGGAGGCCTGCTTGGCCATGCGCCCTGTTTCAAATTTAATCTGCTTGCCGCCGGCAAGCTCAACTGTAACGTCCTGCTTCATGTTGCCCCTCTTCTCTCGTTTTATCTATCTATATAGAAACTTGTTGGATCGCGTCATCCTTTTGCGGGCGCGAAAATGCAGCTCCACGGGGCCGACTATCGAGCCGCCTGGAAGCTGCACAGTAAAAAATCTTTGACAAATGATACTTGTCCGGCACGGTCAACCATCGACGCATGACATAACCCGCTCATCGTCAGCGACTCCAGCGGCAAGGCCATGCATGACCTTGCACGAGAAGTTGCAGCCGAACGAGAGCGGGCCGTGCATGCTTCCATAGGATTGAACGGTGTCTCCGGAGACAATGCGCTACTTGCGGATTCCCAACTTACCGATGACTTCACGGTAACGGTCGGCATCGCACTTCTTGAGGTAATCAAGCAGACCGCGGCGCTTGCTCACGAGCATGAGAAGCCCGCGGCGCGATCCGTGGTCCTTCTTGTGGGTTTTGAAATGCTCCGTCAACTCGCCGATACGCTCACTCAGAATCGCGATCTGAACCTCGGGACTCCCGGTGTCTGAGTCGTGTGTACGGAACTTTGCAATAATGTCTGTCTTTTTACCAGATGCCAGCACAGATGTCTTTTACTCCTGATCTTCTAGTCCACTCTTAGTGTCTACGTTAGGATAGCACCGCTCACGAAAGGCAGCAATAAGCCGGGGGAGGCATTTCAGGGAAGGGGTTGGAGGAATCCAAAGGTTGAGTCGTAACGCTGAACGGGCGCTGGGGAAATCCTCCAGGAGCCGAATGTCGTATTGATTCAATGACACTTGCGCAGTTTCATTGTGATTCGGCGCAACATATTCCCGATGCGTGTACCAGTCGAGGCACCCATATCCACTGGAATGCCCCGTAAACTGGCAGGATGGACAAGTTTGTTGTACGCGGCGGAAATCCGCTTCTCGGCACGATTAAAGTCTCCGGAGCGAAGAACTCCGCCCTTCCCTGCATGGCCGCCGCCATCCTCACCGAGGATGAAGTGATCCTTGAAAATATCCCGCAGGTGCGCGATATCGAGACCGAACGCAAGCTCCTGGCCAGCATGGGGGCCGAGGTCGAGCTGGGCTATGGCCGGGCGCAGCATCGCACTCACATTCGCTGCGCTGTGCTGTCGGACCCGGTGGCCAAATATGAGATCGTCAAGACGATGCGCGCCAGCTCGCTGGTGCTGGGGCCGCTGATCGCCCGCACCGGCGTCGCGCGCGTTGCCATGCCGGGAGGCTGCGCGATTGGCGGACGTCCTATCGATCTGCACATTAAAGGCCTGGAGGCGATGGGCGCTACCATTACGCAGGAACATGGCTATCTGGAAGCCCGCACGGACAGGCTCAAGGGAGCACACATCGTCTTCGACAAGATCACCGTTACGGGAACGGAAGACCTGCTGATGGCGGCGACGCTTGCCGAGGGCGAGACCCTCTTTGAGAACTGCGCGAGAGAGCCGGAGGTGACTGACCTTGCGGCGCTGCTGATCGCGATGGGAGCCAATATCGAAGGCGCGGGGACATCCACGATCCGGGTGCAGGGTGTCGCGAAGCTGCATGGCGCGCGCCACCGGATCAATCCTGACCGCATTGAAGCCGGTACGTTTCTGATTGCCGGAGCGATTACCGGGGGCGACCTGAACGTCGATTGTTGCGAGCCTGCCCATCTGAGCGCGTTGATTTACAAGCTGGAGCAGTGCGGCGTTCGCATCGACGTAGGGACCGATCATATTCGCGTTCGCAGCGGCGGCGACCTGAAGGCGGCGGACATCTCGACCGAAGAGTATCCGGGCTTCCCGACCGACATGCAGGCGCAGTACATGGCGCTGGCCACGCAGGCCGAAGGAACGACCATCGTTACGGAGAACATCTTCGAGAACCGCTTTATGCACGTGCAGGAACTGAACCGCATGGGCGCAAACATCACGGTGCAGGGACGAACGGCGACGGTGCAGGGCAAGACGCCGTTGCAGTCGGCTGCGGTGATGTGCTCGGACCTGCGAGCCTCCGCTTCGCTGGTGCTGGCGGCCCTGGTGGCGGACGGCGAGACTATTCTCGACCGGGTCTACCACATGGACCGCGGCTACGAACGGCTGGAGGAGAAGCTGCGTGGCGTAGGAGCGCAGATTCGGCGGATGGGAGATGTTTTCGGGAAGAAGTAAGGTTTTGGGGGGCATTTTTCAAATTCTGCCGTGCAAGGAT
It encodes:
- the pnp gene encoding polyribonucleotide nucleotidyltransferase, translating into MKQDVTVELAGGKQIKFETGRMAKQASGAALTSSGDNVILATAVASPDPKEGIDFFPLTVEYREFTYAGGRIPGGFIKREGRPSEKEILTSRQIDRPIRPLFPEAFRNETQVVAFVYSADKENDPDVLGINGASCALALSDIPFHGPVGAVRVGHIDGQYIVNPTYAERAKSTLNIMVVGTKDGIVMVESGSKETSEESVVGAIEFAHVEIKKICAAIEDLVSRAGKTKRLVTAIETDHEYLNGLTAKVGAKLKDALDTQKHPKFESYALVKEIKDELKRDLPEGDAVAAKKLSKYYELLRENIFREQVLNDRIRPDHRAFDQIREVTVEVGVLPRVHGSALFTRGETQALVSATLGTTDDAQRMESYEGEQKRRFMLHYNFPPFSVGEVGRMTGVGRREIGHGALAWRAIEAVLPGEDESPYTLRVVSDILESNGSSSMATICGASLALMQAGIPIKGAVAGVAMGLVKEGDKYAILTDIAGAEDHYGDMDFKVAGTRKGITALQMDIKIMGITPQIMREALEQARKNRLNLLDTMDATISSAKEEKSQFAPRIHTIQIPTDKIRDLIGPGGKVIRGIVEATGVKIDVDDTGRVNVASSDADGLARAIQMISDITAVPEIGKTYLGKVVRLAEFGAFVEIFPGTDGLLHVSEIAEHRVKEVKDELREGDQILVKVLAIEGNRIKLSRKAVLREQRAKLGLPEPGQVGIDGAPAAPHATATEENVADAEDGDDFEDEDESDSDEPNFNRADGDAPATTGEGAGAPAGPGGQRRPGGGRRRRSGRRGAPGAGGSGGGAPRTGGNGNQ
- the murA gene encoding UDP-N-acetylglucosamine 1-carboxyvinyltransferase — translated: MDKFVVRGGNPLLGTIKVSGAKNSALPCMAAAILTEDEVILENIPQVRDIETERKLLASMGAEVELGYGRAQHRTHIRCAVLSDPVAKYEIVKTMRASSLVLGPLIARTGVARVAMPGGCAIGGRPIDLHIKGLEAMGATITQEHGYLEARTDRLKGAHIVFDKITVTGTEDLLMAATLAEGETLFENCAREPEVTDLAALLIAMGANIEGAGTSTIRVQGVAKLHGARHRINPDRIEAGTFLIAGAITGGDLNVDCCEPAHLSALIYKLEQCGVRIDVGTDHIRVRSGGDLKAADISTEEYPGFPTDMQAQYMALATQAEGTTIVTENIFENRFMHVQELNRMGANITVQGRTATVQGKTPLQSAAVMCSDLRASASLVLAALVADGETILDRVYHMDRGYERLEEKLRGVGAQIRRMGDVFGKK
- the rpsO gene encoding 30S ribosomal protein S15 → MLASGKKTDIIAKFRTHDSDTGSPEVQIAILSERIGELTEHFKTHKKDHGSRRGLLMLVSKRRGLLDYLKKCDADRYREVIGKLGIRK
- a CDS encoding DMT family transporter — its product is MPTARPQQTRWSIWFVFFALCLLLSSSWLLPAGTTDESPITQQACFYSLVGLIALIPAYRRVRARLQWRACLRVAAVSILLLGVPAVLGEWARNGISDINRAALFALVPFVVVMVAAARESEPSVRRFSIPTLIGFGGVLLLLPFSFPTSPRGQIIFGVLLVAIALVGFASESLYRLLRGFGMIEALAVVALSNAVFLIACHLVNLPSAESWSGVSSLLSIHSLYNLVELLLLVWLVREMSPVRLAARYLIVPLFTVLEGFAFLHPPLTVRMAAGLALLIAGAAYLLLSRGWDSDAVLSIR